In Fusobacterium sp., the genomic stretch TGTATACAGAGGGAGTGATTTTATTGCCAAAAAAAGAAGCACAATTAAAAGAGGAATTAGATGAGTTTAAGAAAGAAAAAGAAAGAATCAGAAGTATAGTTGGTCAAATTGGAGGAGCAAATAATTCACAGCATAAAATAATAAATTTTTTGTTTGTTGTATTAATCATAGTTCTTCTTATTTTAGGAGTAGTACTTCAAAAGATAACATTATTTTTAACTTTAGAGGTAGCTGTACTATTAGGAATATTCAAACTTATATGGATGTTTTATGAAGCACAGAGAGCAAGTCATTTTCAATTTTGGATATTGAATTCATTGGAATATAGAATCAATGAAGTAGATAGAAGAGTAAAAAAAATAGAAAAACTTTTGACTAAAGATCAAGAAGTTAAAAAAGATGTTGAAGAAGATACTGATGAAAGCATAAGTGAAGAACAGCAAACAGCTGAATAGGGGGGATACATATGGCAGTATACTGGCTGGCAGGTGCAGTATTTTTCACAGTGGTAGAACTTATAGTTCCTGGACTTATTTCTATTTGGTTTGCTTTAGCAGCAGCCATTACCATATTTTTTTCTATAGTAGTAGATAATGGATTGTATCAAGGATATTTCTTTGTAATACTTTCAGCTGTACTTCTTGCATCAACTAGAAAATTTTCTAAAAAGATGCTTGAAAGAAAGGATGGTAATGTGGATCGTATAACTGGTAGTGTTGTTGAAATAAAGGGGATAGATCCAAATGGAAATTATGAAATCTATTTTGATGGAAAACATTGGGTGGGAAAATCTGATGAAAAATTAGAAATTGGAGATAAAGTAAAAATTTTAAGAATTGAAGGTATAAAACTTGTTCTTGAAAAAATTGAATGTAAAAGTGATATTGAGTAAAAAATGAGAGAGGCAATAGTAGGGAATTTATACCTATGAAAGCACTCTCGTTTTTATTTGGAAACAATTTATTAAATTTTAATAGGAAAATTATAATAATTTAAGTTATATTGAATAGATAATTCAAGAAAATAGGAATTTTTGAAAGATAATTGGAATAAAATAATTATTTTTTGT encodes the following:
- a CDS encoding NfeD family protein: MAVYWLAGAVFFTVVELIVPGLISIWFALAAAITIFFSIVVDNGLYQGYFFVILSAVLLASTRKFSKKMLERKDGNVDRITGSVVEIKGIDPNGNYEIYFDGKHWVGKSDEKLEIGDKVKILRIEGIKLVLEKIECKSDIE